A single window of Candidatus Zixiibacteriota bacterium DNA harbors:
- a CDS encoding tripartite tricarboxylate transporter substrate-binding protein, producing the protein MKRRLTAVVAVFLSLSLSTPLFGDDFYKGKTIRAIVGGTAGGGFDVYTRAVTRYMGKHIPGNPTFVVENMTGAATRIAAKYIHGAAKPDGLTFGIFNGYLILSQVLNPKAFDFDVRKFEWIGVPVQDNVACALRRESGITRVDQWLAARAPIKMGGLGPGNSTSDVVRTIKATLNLPVQLVEGYKGTADIRLAADGGELQGACWAYESIKVTWTKALQAGDVNVVLQVTEKKIPELSSVPSALELAKTDEAREIIRHGAIAPSAITRVYVTTPGTPRDRVQILRKAFADTLKDPDFLAEAKKARLEVNPLGGEEVGRIVADLFSLSPAMVSRLAAILAAK; encoded by the coding sequence ATGAAGCGCAGACTCACGGCGGTGGTGGCGGTGTTTCTGAGCCTTTCGCTCTCCACCCCCCTTTTCGGCGACGACTTCTACAAGGGCAAGACGATTCGCGCCATCGTCGGCGGCACGGCCGGCGGCGGCTTCGACGTCTATACCCGGGCGGTGACGCGTTACATGGGAAAACACATTCCCGGCAACCCCACCTTCGTCGTGGAAAACATGACCGGAGCCGCAACCCGCATCGCGGCCAAATACATTCACGGTGCGGCGAAGCCCGACGGCCTGACCTTCGGGATCTTCAACGGCTACCTGATCCTCAGCCAGGTGTTGAACCCGAAGGCATTCGACTTCGACGTGCGCAAGTTCGAGTGGATCGGCGTCCCGGTCCAGGACAACGTGGCGTGCGCGCTGCGCCGGGAGAGCGGTATCACCCGGGTGGATCAGTGGCTGGCCGCCAGGGCGCCGATCAAGATGGGCGGGCTCGGACCGGGCAACAGCACCAGCGACGTCGTGCGGACGATCAAGGCGACGCTGAATCTGCCCGTTCAGCTCGTCGAGGGTTACAAAGGCACCGCCGACATACGGCTGGCCGCGGACGGCGGCGAGCTTCAGGGCGCCTGCTGGGCCTATGAGTCGATCAAGGTCACGTGGACGAAAGCGCTCCAGGCCGGCGACGTCAATGTCGTCCTCCAGGTGACGGAGAAGAAGATTCCCGAGCTTTCCAGCGTGCCGAGCGCGCTGGAGCTCGCGAAGACAGACGAAGCGAGGGAGATCATCCGGCACGGCGCGATCGCTCCGAGCGCGATCACGCGCGTTTACGTCACCACTCCCGGCACGCCCAGGGACCGGGTGCAGATTTTGCGCAAGGCGTTCGCCGACACGCTCAAGGATCCCGATTTTCTCGCCGAGGCGAAAAAGGCGCGGCTCGAGGTCAATCCCCTCGGCGGCGAAGAGGTCGGCAGGATCGTCGCCGACCTGTTCAGCCTGAGCCCCGCCATGGTCTCCAGGCTCGCCGCCATTCTGGCGGCGAAATAA
- a CDS encoding ABC transporter substrate-binding protein, giving the protein MPGRFLAALVVAMFAASAPPLPLRAAQAADPGPEKSRLRVAIAAYGPLYLPLLVAQEAGYFSRRGVKVDLSQPSATASAQALTSGTIDVYQGGAAIIHANVGGDNALIQEVNGTCGATLFPGEVR; this is encoded by the coding sequence ATGCCCGGCCGGTTTCTCGCAGCTTTGGTCGTCGCGATGTTCGCGGCTTCGGCGCCGCCGCTGCCGTTGCGCGCGGCGCAGGCAGCGGATCCCGGGCCGGAGAAGAGCCGCCTCCGGGTCGCGATCGCCGCTTACGGGCCGCTCTATCTGCCGCTGCTCGTGGCCCAGGAGGCCGGCTATTTCTCCAGGCGCGGCGTCAAGGTCGACCTTTCGCAGCCCAGCGCCACCGCCTCGGCTCAGGCGCTGACCTCGGGCACGATCGACGTGTATCAGGGGGGCGCCGCGATCATTCACGCGAACGTCGGCGGCGACAACGCCCTGATTCAAGAGGTCAACGGCACCTGCGGCGCGACGCTCTTTCCGGGCGAGGTGAGGTGA